The following are encoded together in the Streptomyces sp. NBC_01465 genome:
- a CDS encoding antibiotic biosynthesis monooxygenase family protein: MTNTPVAAFEPPYYAAIFTSVRTDGDNGYGETVDRMHALVQDMPGFLGYESARVPGGVGITVAYFRDAESIRGWKQHAEHSAAKEQGRAQWYERYTLHIAKVEHSHEWVRG; this comes from the coding sequence ATGACCAACACGCCTGTGGCGGCCTTCGAGCCGCCCTATTACGCTGCGATTTTCACGTCCGTACGGACCGACGGCGACAACGGGTACGGCGAGACCGTCGACCGCATGCACGCCCTCGTACAGGACATGCCGGGGTTCCTCGGGTACGAGTCGGCCCGGGTGCCGGGCGGGGTCGGGATCACCGTCGCGTACTTCCGCGACGCCGAGTCCATACGCGGCTGGAAGCAGCACGCCGAGCACTCGGCTGCCAAGGAGCAGGGGCGCGCCCAGTGGTACGAGCGCTACACGCTGCACATCGCCAAGGTCGAGCACAGCCATGAGTGGGTGCGGGGGTAG
- a CDS encoding glycosyltransferase codes for MLDVVIPVYNEEQDLEPCVVRLHDHLARTFPYGFRITIADNASTDRTPEVSARLEQTLQGVRAFRLEEKGRGRALRTVWSASDAPVLAYMDVDLSTDLNALLPLVAPLISGHSDLAIGSRLARSSRVVRGPKREFISRAYNLILRSSLQARFSDAQCGFKAIRRDVAQRLLPMVEDTGWFFDTEMLVLAERAGLRIHEVPVDWVDDPDSTVHIYQTAVNDLKGVWRVGRALGGGALPLDRLARPFGEDPRDRELPGVPGGLARQLVGFCVVGAFSTLFYLLLYSLSRQAVGPQVANAFALLISAVANTSFNRRLTFGVRGPDRAVRHQAQGLVVFAIGLALTSGSLAALDAATDHPQHSTELTVLIAANLAATVLRFLLFRIWVFPERRTDTTQQPDPAPQYAVRPGSPDQNPRNAR; via the coding sequence GTGCTGGACGTGGTGATCCCCGTGTACAACGAGGAACAGGACCTCGAGCCCTGTGTGGTGAGACTCCACGACCACCTCGCCCGCACCTTCCCGTACGGCTTCCGGATCACCATCGCCGACAACGCGAGCACCGACCGGACTCCGGAGGTCTCGGCCCGCCTGGAGCAGACGCTGCAAGGCGTACGCGCCTTCCGGCTGGAGGAGAAGGGCCGGGGCAGGGCCCTGCGCACCGTGTGGTCCGCCTCCGACGCGCCCGTCCTCGCGTACATGGATGTCGACCTCTCCACCGACCTGAACGCGCTGCTGCCGCTCGTCGCCCCGCTGATCTCCGGTCACTCGGACCTGGCCATCGGGTCGCGCCTCGCGCGCAGTTCGAGGGTCGTACGCGGCCCCAAGCGCGAGTTCATCTCCCGCGCGTACAACCTGATCCTGCGCTCCTCGCTGCAGGCGCGCTTCAGCGACGCCCAGTGCGGGTTCAAGGCGATACGGCGCGACGTCGCCCAGCGGCTGCTGCCGATGGTCGAGGACACCGGGTGGTTCTTCGACACCGAGATGCTCGTGCTCGCCGAGCGCGCCGGGCTGCGCATCCACGAAGTCCCGGTCGACTGGGTCGACGACCCCGACTCGACCGTGCACATCTACCAGACCGCCGTCAACGACCTGAAGGGCGTATGGCGCGTGGGACGGGCGCTCGGCGGCGGCGCACTCCCCCTCGACCGGCTCGCACGCCCCTTCGGGGAGGACCCGCGCGACCGCGAACTGCCCGGTGTGCCCGGCGGACTCGCCCGCCAGCTGGTCGGCTTCTGTGTCGTCGGCGCTTTCTCCACGCTCTTCTATCTCCTCCTCTACTCCCTCTCCCGGCAGGCCGTCGGCCCCCAAGTGGCCAATGCCTTCGCCCTGTTGATCTCGGCGGTCGCCAACACCTCGTTCAATCGGCGGCTGACCTTCGGCGTACGAGGCCCGGACCGCGCCGTCCGCCACCAGGCCCAGGGACTGGTCGTCTTCGCCATCGGACTCGCCCTCACCAGCGGTTCGCTCGCCGCCCTCGACGCGGCGACCGACCACCCCCAGCACTCCACCGAACTGACCGTGCTGATCGCCGCCAACCTCGCAGCGACGGTGCTGCGCTTCCTGCTCTTCCGCATCTGGGTGTTCCCGGAGCGGCGTACGGACACGACTCAACAGCCCGACCCTGCACCCCAGTACGCCGTCCGCCCCGGAAGCCCCGACCAGAACCCGAGGAACGCACGATGA
- a CDS encoding response regulator transcription factor, giving the protein MTATSPQGRTEMLRPDGSPVRVLVVDDEASLAELLSMALRYEGWEVRSAGDGAGAVRSARDFRPDAVVLDVMLPDMDGLQVLGRLRRELPEVPVLFLTAKDSVEDRIAGLTAGGDDYVTKPFSLEEVVARLRGLIRRSGTAALRSESLLAVGDLTLDEDSHEVVRSGTSIHLTATEFELLRFLMRNPRRVLSKAQILDRVWSYDFGGQANVVELYISYLRRKIDAGRTPMIHTRRGAGYLIKPGE; this is encoded by the coding sequence ATGACCGCGACCTCGCCCCAGGGGCGTACCGAAATGCTCAGGCCCGACGGCAGCCCCGTCCGGGTGCTCGTCGTCGACGACGAGGCCTCGCTCGCCGAGCTGCTGTCCATGGCCCTGCGCTACGAGGGCTGGGAGGTGCGCAGCGCCGGGGACGGGGCCGGGGCCGTACGGTCCGCCCGTGACTTCCGGCCCGATGCCGTCGTCCTCGACGTGATGCTGCCCGACATGGACGGGCTCCAGGTGCTCGGCCGGCTGCGGCGCGAGCTGCCCGAGGTGCCGGTGCTCTTCCTGACCGCCAAGGACTCGGTCGAGGACCGCATCGCCGGGCTCACCGCCGGTGGTGATGACTACGTCACCAAGCCGTTCAGCCTGGAGGAGGTCGTGGCGCGGCTGCGCGGGCTGATCCGTCGGTCCGGTACTGCTGCGCTGCGGAGTGAATCGCTGCTGGCTGTCGGGGACTTGACGCTGGACGAGGACAGTCATGAGGTCGTGCGGAGTGGGACTTCCATCCACCTGACGGCGACCGAATTCGAGCTGCTGCGGTTCCTCATGCGCAACCCTCGGCGCGTGCTCAGCAAGGCGCAGATCCTTGACCGCGTTTGGAGTTACGACTTCGGGGGGCAGGCCAACGTCGTCGAGCTCTACATCTCGTACCTGCGGCGGAAGATCGACGCCGGGCGTACGCCGATGATCCACACCCGGCGCGGTGCGGGTTATCTGATCAAGCCCGGGGAGTGA
- a CDS encoding sensor histidine kinase, with protein MSVVALVAVVAAVIGTVTTVALQDSMFNQLDRQLTEITKRAQNMPGNAPIGSPGHQGGQGGQNNDPTSLEFVTLGGQGVGTVGAVLNGDTVVDTAISTEAPSGGRPVSKDLTSAQTAAIATVPVDGNPHSVDLPGIGSYRLESVNVGSDTTIVVGIPESNALATLHNLIWVEISVTVAGLAAAGVAGTFLIGVALRPLRRVASTATRVSEIPLHSGEVALFERVPDAEADPRTEVGQVGAALNRMLGHVGSALAVRQESETRVRQFVADASHELRTPLASIRGYAELTRRGREETGPDTRHALGRIESEASRMTGLVEDLLLLARLDAGRPLSYESTDLSPLVVDALSDARAAAAGQDHKWRLELPDDPATVLGDGPRLHQVLVNLLANARTHTPPGTTVTARVQHTGPWVLLEIQDDGPGIPADLLPHVFERFARGDASRSRSAGSTGLGLAIVQAVVTAHGGGVTVQSVPGRTVFGVHLPVLTDDSQVWHRETTPR; from the coding sequence ATGTCGGTCGTTGCGCTGGTGGCTGTTGTGGCTGCGGTGATCGGCACGGTGACGACCGTTGCGCTGCAGGACTCGATGTTCAACCAGTTGGACCGTCAGCTGACCGAGATCACCAAGCGCGCGCAGAACATGCCCGGGAACGCGCCCATCGGCAGCCCCGGACACCAGGGCGGTCAGGGCGGTCAGAACAACGACCCGACCTCGCTGGAGTTTGTCACCCTCGGTGGCCAGGGGGTCGGCACCGTCGGTGCTGTCCTGAACGGGGACACGGTTGTTGATACCGCGATCAGCACAGAAGCCCCGAGCGGTGGCCGGCCGGTGAGCAAGGACCTCACCTCGGCGCAGACCGCGGCGATAGCCACCGTCCCCGTCGACGGGAATCCGCACTCGGTGGACCTGCCGGGGATCGGCTCGTACCGGCTGGAGTCCGTGAACGTCGGCAGCGACACCACGATCGTCGTGGGCATCCCCGAGTCCAACGCCCTTGCCACCCTGCACAACTTGATCTGGGTCGAAATCTCCGTCACCGTCGCCGGCCTAGCCGCCGCCGGCGTAGCCGGCACCTTCCTCATCGGCGTCGCCCTCCGCCCCCTCCGCCGCGTCGCCTCCACCGCCACCCGCGTCTCCGAAATCCCCCTGCACAGCGGCGAAGTGGCCCTCTTCGAGCGTGTGCCCGACGCCGAGGCCGATCCCCGTACCGAGGTCGGGCAGGTCGGGGCCGCGCTCAATCGCATGCTGGGGCACGTCGGTTCGGCGCTCGCCGTGCGGCAGGAGAGCGAGACCCGCGTACGGCAGTTCGTCGCCGATGCCAGCCATGAGCTGCGCACGCCCCTCGCCTCCATCCGCGGATACGCCGAACTCACCCGGCGCGGACGGGAGGAGACCGGGCCCGACACCCGCCACGCACTCGGCCGGATCGAGTCCGAGGCCTCCCGTATGACCGGGCTCGTCGAGGACCTCCTCCTGCTCGCCCGCCTCGACGCGGGACGCCCGCTCTCCTACGAGAGCACCGATCTCTCACCCCTCGTCGTCGACGCCCTCAGCGACGCCCGCGCCGCAGCCGCCGGCCAGGACCACAAGTGGCGCCTCGAACTCCCCGACGACCCCGCCACCGTCCTCGGCGACGGCCCCCGCCTCCACCAGGTGCTGGTCAACCTCCTCGCCAACGCCCGCACCCACACACCCCCCGGCACCACCGTCACCGCCCGCGTCCAACACACCGGCCCCTGGGTCCTGTTGGAGATCCAGGACGACGGCCCCGGCATCCCCGCCGACCTCCTCCCGCACGTCTTCGAGCGCTTCGCCCGCGGCGACGCGTCCCGCTCCCGCAGCGCGGGCTCCACCGGTCTCGGCCTCGCCATCGTGCAGGCCGTCGTCACCGCCCACGGCGGCGGCGTGACCGTGCAGTCCGTGCCCGGGCGCACCGTCTTCGGCGTACACCTTCCCGTCCTGACCGACGACTCACAGGTTTGGCACAGAGAGACCACACCGAGGTGA